The Persephonella atlantica genome includes a window with the following:
- the modA gene encoding molybdate ABC transporter substrate-binding protein — translation MGFLIAFVLFFSFSYGETLRIAAAANVQYPLREIVSYFKKKYPDIKVVTVVSSSGKLTAQIERGAPYHIFMSANMKYPEYLYERGLTTGKPQVYAVGILVLWSMKNLPLKKEGIKVLLENYIKKISVPNPKNAPYGEEAIRAMKYFGIYRKVKNKLVYGESVSQSTQYIYKRLVDVGFTSKSVVLSPQMKGRGVWIEISQNAYRPIKQGVVILKNGNGVDVAREFVRFLFSSEAKRILKKYGYKVGQLPLSKDRGL, via the coding sequence ATGGGATTTCTGATTGCTTTTGTCCTGTTTTTTTCTTTTTCTTACGGAGAAACTTTAAGGATTGCTGCTGCTGCCAATGTTCAGTATCCATTGAGAGAGATAGTATCCTATTTTAAGAAAAAATATCCAGATATTAAAGTGGTTACTGTTGTTTCATCGTCAGGAAAGCTTACAGCACAGATAGAAAGAGGTGCCCCATACCATATTTTTATGTCTGCAAACATGAAATATCCTGAATATCTTTATGAGAGGGGACTTACTACTGGAAAACCACAGGTTTATGCAGTAGGAATCCTTGTTTTGTGGAGTATGAAGAATCTTCCTTTAAAGAAAGAGGGAATAAAAGTTTTGCTGGAAAATTATATAAAGAAAATCTCCGTCCCAAACCCTAAGAACGCCCCTTATGGAGAAGAAGCTATCAGAGCAATGAAATATTTTGGAATTTATAGAAAAGTTAAGAATAAACTTGTGTATGGAGAAAGTGTTTCCCAATCAACTCAGTACATTTATAAAAGACTTGTTGATGTTGGTTTTACTTCAAAGTCTGTTGTTCTTTCTCCACAGATGAAAGGTAGAGGTGTATGGATAGAGATAAGTCAGAATGCTTACAGACCTATAAAACAGGGAGTTGTGATACTGAAAAATGGAAATGGTGTTGATGTAGCCAGGGAATTTGTAAGATTTCTGTTTTCTTCTGAAGCAAAAAGGATACTTAAAAAGTATGGATATAAGGTAGGTCAACTACCTCTGTCTAAAGACAGAGGCTTGTAA
- a CDS encoding cytochrome c3 family protein has protein sequence MRVLTAGLAALALAGISVAATEDIRATVHNLSTYSDPANGGTNEVCVFCHTPHGANSDFTGAPLWNKPIDTTVTFQVYGGGTTTGGTTVDQPGDVSRACLSCHDGVSGVNVVINMPGSGGYDPNGTYLNYRGSTAPWRMPFPFAVGKNGAGGNYDLRDDHPIGVVYRGNETTPPASLKPTSTPLTGWNVSGDPDGSGGPSIGDLLRNGKVECVSCHNPHLNAPRFLRSGDGNANSNLCRACHDK, from the coding sequence ATGAGAGTTTTAACAGCAGGGCTTGCTGCACTGGCTCTCGCCGGTATATCAGTTGCAGCAACAGAAGATATCAGAGCAACAGTTCACAACCTGTCTACTTACAGTGATCCTGCTAATGGTGGAACAAACGAGGTATGTGTATTTTGCCATACTCCTCACGGTGCAAACAGTGATTTCACAGGAGCTCCTCTCTGGAACAAACCTATTGATACCACAGTAACATTTCAGGTTTACGGTGGTGGAACAACAACAGGCGGAACAACAGTTGACCAGCCTGGAGATGTCTCAAGGGCCTGTCTTTCCTGTCATGACGGTGTTTCTGGAGTTAACGTCGTTATAAACATGCCTGGTTCTGGAGGGTATGACCCTAACGGAACTTACCTGAACTACAGAGGTTCAACGGCTCCATGGAGAATGCCATTTCCCTTTGCAGTTGGAAAAAATGGAGCCGGTGGGAATTATGACCTTAGAGACGACCATCCAATAGGCGTCGTATATAGAGGAAATGAGACAACTCCTCCTGCCAGCTTGAAACCTACATCAACACCCTTAACTGGATGGAATGTATCTGGTGATCCTGATGGAAGTGGAGGACCTTCTATTGGAGACCTGTTGAGAAACGGAAAAGTAGAGTGCGTTTCCTGCCACAACCCACATCTGAATGCTCCAAGATTTTTAAGGTCAGGTGACGGTAACGCAAACAGTAATCTGTGTAGAGCTTGTCACGATAAATAA
- a CDS encoding c-type cytochrome, which translates to MKKVAGLTAALLLAFTVSHAVDGKKIFEKNQCPICHKETKDAIGPSLKTISEFYKNNPKQLKQFLLGQVDPIIWPDRFNMMKTQMGKFRAMSEEELDALIKFILKH; encoded by the coding sequence ATGAAAAAAGTAGCAGGATTAACGGCAGCATTACTACTTGCATTTACAGTCTCCCATGCAGTCGATGGGAAAAAAATCTTTGAAAAGAACCAGTGTCCTATCTGTCATAAGGAAACAAAGGATGCTATAGGACCATCTCTCAAAACAATATCCGAGTTTTATAAAAATAATCCAAAACAGTTAAAGCAGTTTTTGCTGGGACAGGTCGATCCTATAATATGGCCTGATAGATTTAATATGATGAAAACCCAGATGGGAAAGTTCAGAGCAATGAGCGAAGAAGAGTTAGATGCTCTGATAAAGTTTATATTGAAGCATTAA
- a CDS encoding cytochrome c3 family protein yields MRIRKIIILITGIFFSANAGIEQTKHNLSVTGPGSIKATTETEICVFCHIPHHEREGTPLWNRKMPTTVYNLYDSEFIGRINYPTPMQLSEVEGQPGIVSRQCLSCHDGTVAIGAVYIVRGTELGNSVIQMQNVNPDGTLPSNLRTFIGSDLSIHHPVAIEYNPNIQKTFGDGTVKTVELRNPHPLPPIKLYNYGGKSYVECTSCHDPHKQNKQFLRVDVGNLAQDFKQTCISCHDKPGWDTSAHNTQTLTYTDSGVNAHYGEGTPVSVADLGCGNCHKPHNTPPYPPSGKPLLRKPEEQTCFKGAASQSNLAPCHGNGGAKDIETLLPPDRPFGHPVKTISGIHTILDVLYGYTSTEVDPASSFSIKFSDSKHAECMDCHNPHKASPGNHATPSDPSGWYPQTPSNLVSNVLQGVYGVEPVWPQRWTQPTSFNTTAEAQKEYQICMKCHSRWGLGDSPNGDCTTQFISDQSNIVLTDQSCEFNPYNRSAHPVVMTTNEMLNLGGRYAAPLTASQLLPPWNTNVGNQTMYCTDCHGADAEDGVDPRGPHGSTHKFMLKGPNTNWPTKPDGTLYTTGDVKDNTTDGLFCTNCHDLTQADVHMLTRPGPMYSIECVKCHVAVPHGSPISRLIGYETMPEPYNYNYNGNLQLRMRGFKWNTTMSNRDVYAPSCGGGGMCHNTDAGGYDTYP; encoded by the coding sequence ATGAGAATAAGAAAGATAATTATCTTAATAACAGGAATATTTTTTTCCGCAAACGCTGGGATAGAGCAGACAAAACACAATCTGTCCGTAACAGGACCAGGTAGTATAAAAGCAACAACAGAGACAGAGATATGTGTTTTCTGCCACATTCCCCACCACGAGAGAGAAGGAACGCCTCTGTGGAACAGGAAGATGCCAACCACTGTGTATAACCTGTATGACAGTGAATTTATAGGAAGGATTAACTATCCAACTCCTATGCAGCTTTCGGAAGTGGAAGGACAGCCGGGAATTGTTTCAAGACAGTGTTTGTCCTGTCACGATGGAACGGTTGCGATAGGAGCTGTTTACATAGTCAGGGGTACAGAGCTGGGAAACAGTGTTATTCAGATGCAAAACGTCAATCCAGATGGAACACTGCCTTCAAATTTGAGGACATTTATAGGTTCAGACCTTTCTATTCACCATCCTGTAGCCATTGAGTATAATCCGAATATACAGAAGACATTTGGAGACGGTACTGTAAAAACTGTAGAGCTGAGAAACCCTCATCCGTTGCCTCCTATAAAACTGTATAACTATGGTGGTAAATCATATGTTGAGTGTACCTCCTGTCACGACCCCCACAAGCAGAATAAACAGTTTTTAAGAGTTGATGTAGGTAATCTTGCACAGGACTTTAAACAGACATGTATTTCCTGTCATGATAAACCCGGTTGGGATACAAGTGCTCACAACACACAAACATTAACATATACAGACTCTGGGGTAAATGCCCATTATGGAGAAGGCACGCCAGTTTCTGTTGCAGATTTAGGATGTGGTAACTGTCATAAACCACATAATACGCCTCCGTATCCTCCTTCTGGAAAGCCACTTTTGAGGAAACCTGAAGAACAGACATGTTTCAAAGGAGCTGCAAGCCAAAGTAATCTTGCTCCATGTCATGGAAATGGTGGAGCAAAAGATATAGAAACACTACTGCCTCCAGATAGACCTTTTGGACATCCTGTAAAAACAATATCTGGAATACATACAATATTGGATGTACTTTATGGTTATACATCAACAGAGGTAGACCCTGCAAGCAGTTTCAGTATTAAATTCAGTGATTCTAAACATGCAGAATGTATGGACTGTCATAATCCCCACAAAGCATCTCCCGGTAATCATGCAACACCATCTGACCCGTCAGGCTGGTATCCTCAGACGCCATCAAATCTAGTGTCTAATGTGCTTCAGGGTGTTTATGGTGTTGAACCTGTATGGCCGCAGAGGTGGACACAGCCTACCTCGTTTAACACAACGGCCGAAGCTCAGAAAGAGTATCAGATATGTATGAAATGCCACTCAAGATGGGGCCTTGGAGACAGTCCCAATGGAGACTGTACAACACAGTTTATTTCAGACCAGTCCAACATAGTCCTTACAGACCAGTCATGTGAGTTTAATCCATACAACAGGTCTGCCCATCCTGTTGTGATGACTACAAACGAGATGCTGAACCTTGGTGGAAGGTATGCTGCACCATTGACAGCATCGCAGCTTTTACCTCCATGGAATACTAATGTAGGTAATCAGACCATGTACTGTACAGACTGTCACGGTGCAGATGCAGAGGACGGTGTTGACCCAAGAGGTCCCCACGGTTCAACCCACAAGTTTATGTTAAAAGGTCCAAATACCAACTGGCCTACAAAACCAGATGGAACCCTCTATACAACAGGAGATGTGAAAGACAATACAACAGATGGACTGTTCTGTACTAACTGTCACGACCTGACACAGGCTGATGTTCATATGTTAACACGGCCTGGACCTATGTACTCTATTGAATGTGTCAAATGTCATGTTGCTGTTCCCCACGGCTCTCCAATATCAAGGCTTATAGGTTATGAGACAATGCCAGAGCCTTATAACTACAACTACAACGGAAATTTGCAGCTTAGAATGAGAGGATTTAAGTGGAACACAACAATGAGTAACAGAGATGTATATGCTCCTTCCTGTGGTGGAGGAGGAATGTGTCACAACACAGATGCAGGAGGCTATGATACATATCCGTAA
- a CDS encoding RNA-guided endonuclease InsQ/TnpB family protein produces the protein MKIKRTIKLVIKPSEREKHILFKTFEEYKFAYNFVAEIGWKSSIHNSVKLHNLTYIVVREKTSLPSQLVISARNVASESLKSAFSRKKKGFTVSCPYSNNPAIRYDKRSYSVWFDREEISIATIEGRLKLKIKIPEYFRQYLSWDIRSASLKYNKRLKKFFFNIVVEKEIEEIPENDTVVGIDLGLSKLATLSTADGKINKFFDGGHIRAVSERYFAIRKKLQSKGTPSAKRHLRKLSQKEKRFRTAINHKIAKEIVNLIPAGGTIVLEELKGIRERIKVSKKERRWIHSWNFAQLKQFIEYKAKSKGIKVVYINPKYTSQRCGKCGYVSKSNRKDQSHFKCSYCGYTVNADLNASRNIAINYLVSQKERLGHRVASLPVWAVVNQPNVRGLAVSSHS, from the coding sequence ATGAAAATAAAAAGAACTATTAAACTTGTTATTAAGCCTTCTGAAAGAGAAAAACATATCCTTTTTAAAACCTTTGAAGAATACAAATTTGCATATAACTTTGTCGCAGAAATAGGCTGGAAATCCAGTATTCACAACTCTGTTAAACTCCATAATCTTACCTATATAGTTGTTAGAGAAAAAACTTCCCTTCCATCTCAACTTGTTATATCTGCTCGCAATGTAGCTTCTGAAAGCCTTAAATCTGCTTTTTCCAGAAAAAAGAAAGGATTCACTGTTTCTTGTCCATATTCTAATAACCCTGCCATAAGATACGATAAAAGGTCTTATTCTGTATGGTTTGATAGAGAAGAAATATCTATTGCAACTATAGAAGGTAGACTTAAACTCAAAATCAAAATCCCAGAATACTTTAGACAATACCTTTCTTGGGATATTCGTTCTGCCTCTTTGAAATACAACAAAAGGCTTAAAAAGTTTTTCTTTAATATAGTTGTTGAAAAAGAGATAGAAGAAATACCTGAAAATGATACAGTTGTAGGAATTGATTTGGGGCTTTCTAAACTTGCAACTCTTTCTACTGCAGATGGAAAAATTAATAAGTTTTTTGATGGGGGACACATAAGGGCTGTATCTGAAAGATATTTTGCAATTAGAAAAAAACTGCAGTCTAAAGGCACCCCTTCTGCAAAAAGACATCTTAGGAAGTTGTCTCAGAAGGAGAAACGGTTTCGGACTGCAATTAACCATAAGATAGCTAAAGAGATTGTTAATCTTATTCCTGCTGGTGGAACAATAGTATTGGAAGAACTTAAAGGAATAAGAGAAAGAATTAAAGTATCTAAAAAAGAAAGAAGATGGATACACAGCTGGAACTTTGCACAACTTAAGCAGTTTATAGAGTATAAAGCCAAGAGCAAAGGAATAAAGGTTGTGTATATTAATCCTAAGTATACTTCTCAAAGATGTGGTAAATGTGGATATGTAAGCAAGTCTAACAGGAAAGACCAATCTCACTTTAAATGCTCCTACTGTGGCTATACTGTTAATGCAGACCTTAATGCCAGCAGGAATATAGCAATTAACTATCTGGTCTCTCAAAAAGAGAGACTGGGGCACAGGGTAGCAAGTCTCCCTGTGTGGGCTGTTGTCAACCAGCCTAATGTAAGGGGGTTGGCTGTATCTTCCCATAGCTAA
- a CDS encoding TOBE domain-containing protein — protein MNRIKGKITGIESSGSISLVDVDTPLGKLCAVIVETPSTADYLTVGNQIYVLFKETEVSIGKNLSGELSLRNKIPCIVEKVDKGKILSRVVLRCKDIRIKSIITSRSVERMAIKEGDNVVALIKTNEVSLMESDNGW, from the coding sequence ATGAACAGAATTAAAGGAAAAATAACAGGTATTGAAAGTTCTGGCAGTATATCGTTGGTTGATGTTGACACGCCGTTAGGAAAGCTGTGTGCCGTTATTGTGGAAACTCCATCAACAGCAGATTATCTTACTGTTGGCAATCAAATATATGTTCTCTTTAAGGAAACAGAGGTGTCTATTGGAAAAAATCTATCAGGGGAACTGAGTCTGAGGAACAAAATCCCCTGTATTGTTGAAAAGGTAGATAAGGGTAAAATCTTATCAAGGGTTGTACTGAGATGTAAAGACATAAGAATAAAATCTATTATTACATCAAGATCTGTGGAAAGAATGGCCATAAAAGAAGGAGACAATGTAGTAGCTCTTATAAAAACAAATGAAGTGAGCTTGATGGAGTCTGACAATGGATGGTGA
- the ccsA gene encoding cytochrome c biogenesis protein yields the protein MKFVSKLMDILFSMKTTVILMLIFAAAVGTATFIENDFGRETAYALVYGSKWLELLMTLLTLNLIGNIFRYKMWQPKKIPLLIFHVSFVVIFIGAAITRYFGYEGMMHIRENQEQNQIFSRDPFIQVSIKTENGSYHFEKPLLLSALGYNSFKEEINIDGKPLIVRYKKYIKGIRTQIKEDPEGQPIITLRASAGMDSVDLTMKKGSVEDFGSFAFIFENPEKFRKKLEGKDFVFFYVKNGKFYLLSNLPVMWMKMADQTRGQIKAGNEYPLQGRTLYSAGGINFVVKQAVPKGKEVVVPLPRDKKVLQNSSVLSALFVDVEYDGEKKEVVLLGRGGSTPGIPAQLKLKNLELKLEWGAKVITLPFSIYLKDFVMRKYPGSNKPSSYESHVIVKDPKNGKEFEYNIHMNHPLVYGGYKFFQSSYDPDELGTVLSVNHDPGVIPTYIGYTLLTIGLLLNLLNPFSRFGRTLKMLNKNDATKMVLILISLFMFSAGSYAYPGMKENSQQQVVPPKPDMKEIIQTVKKIDRKHAEKFGTVPVQSGDGRIKPFDTLSLEVVNKIHGSDTALGLTHNQIVLGMFLMPGPWQYVKIIKVKHPAIKKILGIPLDDKYIAFIDAYDQKGMYKLAQAVESARRKDPSQRNQFEKEILKLDEKLYIMYLTFTGEILRIFPKENDPNNTWYGPREALNNFPQRQKEEVAAILSKYIHGVQKGLQEGDWNSANMAIESIKDFQKKYGYKVLPSETRLKAEILYNKLLIFERLIPFYFLVGLLSIVLIFIQIFRNQSRFLKLSFNLLVLMLFVLFLIHTFGLGLRWYVADHAPWTDAYESMLFISWAVALAGIVFARKSPFVLASVGMFAGVFLFAAHLGWLDPQITTIVPVLKSYWLLLHVSVLTASYGFLGLAGILGLLTLIFFAIKYEKLLGRERVIRLENGIKEAIKIGELSLIIGLSLIIVGNFLGAVWANESWGRYWGWDPKETWTAVSILVYAAIVHLKYIKNWYSHYKMAVFSVLGYFSILMTYFGVNYYLSGLHSYAAGDPVPIPTWVYWALGVVGLLIILAYRNRKLSS from the coding sequence ATGAAATTTGTAAGTAAGCTGATGGATATCCTGTTTTCCATGAAAACAACTGTAATTCTGATGCTGATATTTGCTGCAGCAGTTGGAACAGCAACATTCATAGAGAACGATTTTGGAAGAGAAACTGCCTATGCCCTCGTATATGGCTCTAAATGGCTTGAACTTCTGATGACATTGCTTACGCTTAACCTGATAGGAAACATTTTCCGATACAAAATGTGGCAGCCTAAAAAGATACCTCTACTTATATTTCACGTTTCTTTTGTAGTCATATTTATTGGGGCTGCCATTACAAGGTACTTTGGATATGAAGGAATGATGCACATAAGAGAAAATCAGGAACAAAATCAGATATTCTCAAGAGATCCTTTTATTCAGGTCAGTATAAAAACCGAGAACGGGAGTTATCATTTTGAGAAACCTCTCCTACTGTCTGCTCTTGGATACAACAGCTTTAAAGAGGAAATAAATATAGACGGAAAACCATTAATCGTAAGATACAAAAAATACATTAAGGGAATAAGAACTCAGATAAAGGAAGACCCAGAAGGTCAACCAATAATAACCCTCAGGGCTTCAGCTGGAATGGACAGTGTTGATCTCACAATGAAAAAAGGCTCTGTTGAAGACTTTGGGAGCTTTGCTTTCATATTTGAAAATCCAGAAAAGTTTAGAAAAAAACTTGAAGGAAAAGATTTTGTTTTCTTTTATGTAAAAAACGGTAAATTTTATCTTCTGTCTAACCTTCCTGTTATGTGGATGAAGATGGCTGACCAGACGAGAGGACAGATAAAAGCAGGTAACGAATATCCACTACAGGGAAGAACCCTTTATTCTGCAGGGGGAATAAATTTTGTTGTAAAACAGGCAGTACCTAAGGGAAAGGAAGTGGTTGTTCCTCTGCCAAGGGATAAAAAAGTGCTGCAAAACTCTTCAGTGTTATCAGCTCTGTTTGTGGATGTTGAGTATGACGGCGAAAAAAAAGAGGTTGTTTTACTTGGAAGGGGGGGAAGCACACCAGGAATTCCAGCACAGTTAAAGTTAAAAAATCTTGAACTCAAATTAGAATGGGGAGCAAAGGTTATAACACTTCCATTCAGCATATATCTGAAGGACTTTGTTATGAGAAAGTATCCCGGCTCCAATAAACCGTCCTCATACGAAAGTCACGTTATTGTAAAAGACCCCAAAAATGGTAAAGAGTTTGAATACAACATACATATGAACCACCCACTTGTTTATGGAGGTTACAAATTTTTCCAGTCCTCCTATGACCCCGATGAGCTTGGAACTGTACTGTCTGTAAATCACGACCCTGGGGTTATACCAACATACATCGGATATACTCTTCTTACAATTGGACTCCTTTTAAACCTATTAAATCCTTTCAGCAGATTTGGGAGGACTTTAAAGATGCTAAATAAAAATGATGCAACAAAGATGGTTCTTATATTGATTTCACTGTTTATGTTTTCTGCAGGCAGTTATGCTTATCCGGGTATGAAAGAAAACTCTCAGCAACAGGTGGTGCCTCCAAAACCTGATATGAAAGAGATTATCCAGACAGTAAAAAAGATTGACAGAAAGCATGCGGAAAAATTTGGAACTGTACCTGTTCAAAGTGGCGACGGAAGGATCAAACCATTTGACACACTTTCTCTGGAAGTTGTGAACAAAATCCATGGAAGCGATACAGCTTTAGGTCTTACGCACAATCAGATTGTTTTAGGAATGTTCCTTATGCCAGGACCATGGCAGTATGTGAAGATAATAAAAGTTAAACATCCTGCTATCAAAAAGATATTAGGTATTCCTTTAGACGATAAATACATAGCCTTCATAGACGCTTACGATCAGAAAGGGATGTATAAGCTGGCTCAGGCTGTAGAATCTGCAAGAAGAAAAGATCCTTCCCAGAGAAATCAGTTTGAAAAAGAGATTTTAAAACTTGATGAAAAGCTGTACATTATGTATCTGACATTTACAGGAGAGATACTGAGAATATTCCCAAAAGAGAACGACCCTAACAACACATGGTACGGTCCAAGAGAAGCCCTTAATAACTTTCCACAAAGACAGAAAGAAGAAGTTGCTGCAATACTCTCAAAATATATACACGGCGTCCAGAAAGGTCTGCAGGAAGGGGACTGGAACTCTGCAAATATGGCTATTGAAAGCATAAAGGATTTTCAGAAAAAATACGGGTATAAAGTTCTTCCTTCAGAAACAAGACTGAAGGCAGAGATTCTTTACAATAAATTACTGATATTTGAAAGATTGATACCTTTTTATTTTCTTGTAGGCCTTTTATCTATCGTTCTGATATTTATTCAGATTTTCAGAAATCAGTCCAGATTTTTAAAACTGTCCTTCAATCTACTTGTCCTTATGCTTTTTGTTTTATTTCTTATCCATACTTTTGGACTGGGTCTCAGATGGTATGTTGCAGACCATGCTCCATGGACAGATGCCTATGAATCTATGCTTTTTATATCGTGGGCTGTTGCCCTTGCAGGGATAGTGTTTGCAAGAAAATCCCCATTTGTTCTGGCTTCTGTTGGAATGTTTGCAGGTGTATTCCTGTTTGCTGCCCATTTAGGATGGCTTGATCCACAGATAACAACTATCGTTCCTGTTTTAAAATCTTACTGGCTTCTTCTCCATGTTTCTGTACTTACAGCAAGCTATGGATTTTTAGGTCTTGCAGGTATTTTAGGACTGTTGACGCTTATATTCTTTGCCATAAAATACGAAAAACTACTGGGCAGAGAAAGGGTCATAAGACTGGAAAACGGAATAAAAGAAGCAATAAAAATTGGTGAGCTCTCGCTGATAATTGGCTTATCTCTTATTATTGTAGGAAACTTCCTCGGCGCAGTATGGGCTAATGAATCTTGGGGAAGATACTGGGGATGGGATCCTAAAGAAACATGGACAGCAGTTTCAATATTAGTTTATGCCGCTATAGTTCATCTGAAATATATAAAAAACTGGTACTCCCATTATAAGATGGCAGTATTCTCTGTTTTAGGATATTTCTCAATACTTATGACATACTTTGGGGTTAACTATTATCTTTCAGGTCTTCACTCATATGCAGCTGGAGATCCTGTTCCTATACCAACGTGGGTTTACTGGGCACTGGGAGTAGTTGGACTGCTGATAATTCTGGCATACAGAAACAGAAAACTTAGCAGTTAA
- the modB gene encoding molybdate ABC transporter permease subunit, with protein MDGEFLQTVTLTLRLAIVTTAILFIIGIPLSYFLAYRDFRLKPFIETVVSLPLVLPPTVLGFYFIVLFSPDGFIGKIVDHIFGIKMIFTFEGLVVGSIIYSLPFMIHPLQSGFQSVDRNIIEASYTLGKNRIETLFRVIMPNMKQSLLTGIVLTFAHTIGEFGVVLMIGGSIPGETKVASIAIYEEVEALNYDRANLYAVTLFVITFLILIAVYTVNKKFTKADSL; from the coding sequence ATGGATGGTGAATTTTTACAGACGGTAACTCTTACACTCAGACTTGCCATAGTAACAACGGCTATCCTGTTTATTATAGGAATTCCCCTATCCTACTTTTTGGCATACAGAGATTTCAGATTAAAACCTTTTATAGAAACTGTTGTAAGTCTTCCCCTTGTGCTTCCTCCAACTGTTTTGGGTTTTTACTTTATTGTATTGTTTAGTCCAGACGGCTTTATTGGAAAAATAGTTGATCATATATTTGGAATAAAAATGATTTTTACATTTGAAGGACTTGTTGTTGGATCCATTATTTACAGTCTTCCCTTTATGATACATCCTCTTCAGTCAGGATTTCAGTCTGTAGACAGAAACATTATAGAAGCTTCCTACACACTTGGTAAAAATAGAATTGAAACATTATTTAGAGTAATAATGCCCAATATGAAGCAGTCTTTACTTACAGGTATTGTTCTTACATTTGCACATACGATTGGTGAATTTGGAGTTGTCCTTATGATAGGAGGCTCAATTCCCGGAGAAACGAAGGTCGCATCTATAGCTATCTATGAAGAGGTGGAAGCTCTTAATTATGATAGAGCAAACCTGTATGCAGTTACACTGTTTGTTATAACATTTTTGATTCTGATTGCTGTTTACACTGTGAATAAAAAATTTACAAAGGCAGATAGTCTATGA
- a CDS encoding ABC transporter ATP-binding protein — protein MRLKIKKRLKGKEEDFVLDVDISVKDGSIITIFGKSGAGKTTILRAIAGLTDVDEGFIEVSGHVWFDSEKGIDLPPHKREVGFVFQDYALFPNMTVEENIAFGMKDKDTAFLEEILELTELSHLRNRMPDTLSGGQKQRVALARAVARKPEILLLDEPLSALDYETRKKLQDELIKIHRRFSLTTVIISHDFSEVFRLSDTVFVLDKGKILKSGKPEDIFIQERISGKVKFSGTVLSVEEDETVFIVSVLIGNNVVKVIADPEEAENLQKGDTVIVATKAFNPFLLKT, from the coding sequence ATGAGGTTAAAAATAAAAAAGAGACTGAAAGGAAAAGAGGAAGATTTTGTTTTAGATGTGGATATATCTGTAAAGGATGGAAGTATAATAACAATCTTTGGAAAATCCGGTGCTGGGAAAACAACAATTCTTAGAGCTATAGCAGGTCTTACTGATGTGGATGAGGGATTTATAGAGGTTTCAGGTCATGTGTGGTTTGATAGTGAGAAGGGAATTGATCTGCCTCCTCACAAAAGAGAAGTAGGATTTGTGTTTCAGGATTATGCCCTGTTCCCCAATATGACTGTTGAAGAGAATATTGCCTTTGGAATGAAAGATAAGGATACAGCTTTCCTGGAAGAAATCCTTGAGCTTACAGAACTTTCTCATCTGAGAAACAGAATGCCTGACACCCTTTCTGGAGGACAGAAACAGAGGGTTGCTCTTGCACGGGCTGTGGCAAGGAAACCTGAAATTCTTTTACTTGATGAACCTCTATCTGCTTTAGACTATGAAACGAGAAAAAAACTACAGGATGAGCTGATTAAGATTCACAGGAGATTTAGTCTGACAACAGTCATAATAAGTCATGATTTTTCTGAGGTTTTCCGCCTCTCTGATACAGTTTTTGTACTGGATAAAGGTAAAATACTGAAATCTGGAAAGCCTGAGGATATTTTTATTCAGGAAAGAATCAGCGGTAAAGTAAAGTTTTCCGGTACTGTTCTGTCTGTTGAAGAAGATGAAACAGTTTTTATTGTTTCTGTTTTGATTGGTAATAATGTGGTCAAAGTGATTGCAGACCCTGAAGAAGCTGAAAACCTGCAAAAGGGAGATACTGTTATTGTAGCAACCAAGGCATTTAATCCTTTCTTGCTTAAGACATGA